A stretch of the Kroppenstedtia eburnea genome encodes the following:
- a CDS encoding metal-dependent hydrolase: MLAVIPKGGSEVTGNTHLALGLTAGAVAVGVTGAGSHVLEATGMVLVASLGSLVPDIDEDGSLLNNLLFKSIRYRSAALAVAGVLFALFALLQGLDWWIFFSGIYAVAVAFIPHRSFTHSFLSMGIVTWITYLAHPTYAVAMALGYFSHLLADAVTVGGVPFFWPWKQRIGLRNLGVRIRSGDTIDKVTGKISMYGGCAALIWLLFQETSFDTFLSSALQQLDTVKGLFGWGG; the protein is encoded by the coding sequence ATGTTGGCAGTCATTCCGAAAGGAGGAAGTGAAGTGACAGGCAATACCCATCTGGCACTGGGGTTGACAGCGGGAGCGGTTGCGGTGGGGGTGACCGGTGCAGGAAGTCATGTCTTGGAAGCCACGGGAATGGTGTTGGTCGCCTCCCTGGGCTCCCTCGTGCCGGATATCGATGAAGATGGCAGTCTGTTGAACAATCTGTTGTTCAAATCGATCCGTTATCGGTCGGCGGCCTTGGCTGTCGCCGGTGTCCTCTTTGCTCTGTTTGCGCTGCTTCAGGGGTTGGACTGGTGGATTTTCTTTTCGGGGATCTATGCAGTTGCGGTGGCGTTTATTCCCCACCGGAGTTTTACTCATTCATTTTTATCCATGGGCATTGTCACTTGGATCACGTATCTGGCTCATCCTACCTACGCCGTGGCCATGGCTCTGGGATACTTCTCCCATCTCCTGGCAGATGCTGTCACGGTTGGAGGGGTTCCATTTTTCTGGCCTTGGAAACAGCGAATCGGCCTGAGAAATCTGGGGGTCCGGATCCGATCCGGTGACACGATTGACAAGGTGACGGGGAAGATCTCCATGTACGGAGGGTGTGCCGCACTGATCTGGTTGCTTTTTCAGGAGACTTCCTTTGATACTTTCCTCAGCTCCGCCCTGCAACAGTTGGATACGGTGAAGGGTCTGTTCGGGTGGGGCGGATAA
- a CDS encoding thermonuclease family protein: MRNRKKWVQPWLWLWIVLLLVGCQSGESAGTGEVVEGLKPPAQGLEEGRVIRVIDGDTAVIETGGKKEKVRFIGVNTPETNHPKIGVEYYGKEASDYTKDRLDGKEVRLELDVEKRDRYGRLLAYLWMGDELFNATLVKEGYARIMTVPPNVKYQETFLRLEREARKKDAGLWRKEDGQEAKTGQDGDCVGKIKGNINRKGEKIYHTRMSPQYDETKPERWFCTEREAEEAGFRAPANAR, from the coding sequence ATGAGAAACAGAAAGAAATGGGTTCAACCTTGGCTGTGGTTGTGGATTGTGCTGCTGCTTGTCGGGTGTCAGAGCGGGGAATCGGCGGGGACAGGTGAAGTGGTGGAAGGTTTGAAACCCCCGGCCCAAGGGCTGGAAGAAGGACGGGTGATTCGTGTCATCGACGGTGATACCGCAGTCATCGAGACAGGTGGAAAAAAGGAAAAAGTTCGTTTCATCGGTGTCAACACACCGGAGACCAATCACCCAAAAATCGGTGTGGAATATTACGGGAAGGAAGCCTCCGATTATACGAAGGATCGCTTGGATGGAAAGGAAGTCCGACTGGAGCTGGACGTGGAAAAACGGGATCGGTACGGCCGCCTCCTGGCGTATCTGTGGATGGGGGATGAACTGTTCAACGCCACCCTGGTCAAAGAAGGATATGCCCGGATCATGACCGTTCCGCCCAATGTGAAATATCAGGAAACCTTCCTTCGTTTGGAGCGGGAAGCGCGAAAGAAGGATGCGGGACTTTGGCGGAAAGAAGACGGTCAGGAGGCGAAGACCGGGCAGGATGGGGATTGCGTCGGGAAAATCAAGGGAAACATCAATCGGAAGGGAGAGAAGATCTATCATACGCGGATGAGTCCCCAATATGACGAAACCAAACCGGAACGCTGGTTTTGCACAGAACGGGAGGCAGAAGAGGCCGGTTTCCGTGCCCCGGCGAACGCCCGCTGA
- the ytxC gene encoding putative sporulation protein YtxC, producing the protein MAAYQISVPGPLTSREAGQMRELLKKQAARLEHSGFSCRWEEVGRGTRTVFHIHNREAGAKSEQGLRHSLGRAVADYYLAVNEPDLIHRIITREFQYRNPGESREIERYAYHLLDDSEAEEPSHRRRKYRIARQVARYFYNHRDLAVDGYFQFRMKRYRDILMKLVEHAIDEYLLDQEYREFIDLLRYFVSIQQPKVPLVHVIHTGIRRFRLLDGEGRPLQMKEVDHTVEELMDQVSSHEDLIVSTLLTVAPEQVVLHTRNPEENVVRTLMQVFEERMMICNGCSGCRHLRGREDGFAPEG; encoded by the coding sequence ATGGCCGCTTATCAGATCTCGGTTCCGGGACCGCTGACATCCCGGGAAGCCGGACAGATGCGCGAACTGTTGAAAAAACAGGCGGCCCGTTTGGAACACTCCGGTTTCAGTTGCCGATGGGAGGAAGTCGGCCGGGGGACCCGTACCGTCTTTCATATCCACAACCGGGAGGCGGGGGCCAAGTCGGAGCAGGGGTTGCGTCATTCCCTGGGGAGAGCGGTGGCGGATTATTATTTGGCTGTAAATGAGCCGGATTTGATCCACCGGATCATCACGCGGGAATTCCAGTACCGGAACCCGGGGGAATCCCGGGAGATCGAGCGTTATGCTTATCATCTGCTGGATGATTCCGAGGCGGAGGAGCCTTCCCACCGGAGAAGGAAGTATCGGATCGCCCGCCAAGTTGCCAGGTATTTCTACAATCATCGGGATTTGGCCGTCGATGGATATTTTCAATTTCGCATGAAACGGTACCGGGATATTTTGATGAAGTTGGTGGAGCATGCGATCGACGAGTATCTGCTCGACCAGGAGTATCGGGAGTTTATCGATTTGCTTCGGTATTTTGTCTCCATCCAGCAACCGAAAGTGCCTCTGGTGCATGTGATCCATACCGGTATCCGGAGATTTCGCCTTCTCGATGGGGAAGGCAGGCCACTGCAGATGAAAGAGGTGGATCACACCGTGGAGGAGTTGATGGATCAGGTTTCCTCCCATGAAGATCTCATCGTCAGCACTCTGCTGACGGTGGCACCGGAACAAGTGGTCCTGCATACACGCAATCCGGAGGAGAATGTGGTCCGCACCCTGATGCAGGTGTTTGAGGAGCGGATGATGATCTGCAACGGCTGTTCCGGTTGTCGCCATCTGAGAGGTCGGGAAGACGGTTTTGCCCCGGAAGGTTGA
- the thrS gene encoding threonine--tRNA ligase, which produces MSVSIQLPDGSVRQFAGKRVTVREVAESISRGLAKKAIAGQVDGKTVDLSREVSDGAEVRILTLEDPEGLEVYRHSATHLMAQAVKRLFSGVKLGIGPVIEDGFYYDMDLPQPLTADDLPKIEDEMRRIAKEDLPIARRVVTREEALRIYEEAGDELKLELIRELPEDEEITLYEQGEFFDLCRGPHVPSTGKLKNFKLLSVAGAYWRGDSENQMLQRVYGTIWPKQAQLEAYLKQLEEAKERDHRKLGKELKIFTLSQEVGQGLPLWLPNGATIRRIIERYIIDKEERLGYQHVYTPHLASVELYKISGHWDHYHEDMYPPMKMDNEELVLRPMNCPHHMMIYKNDLKSYRNLPVRIAELGMMHRHEMSGALSGLQRVRAMTLNDAHIFCRPDQIKSEFIRVVQLIEEVYRDFGIKDFWYRLSYRDPEDKKKYVQNDEMWETSQRMLREAMDEMGVDYVEAEGEAAFYGPKLDVQVQTALGKDETLSTVQMDFHLPNQFGLEYIGEDGQPHRPVVIHRGIVGTMERFVAFLLEYYKGVLPLWLTPIQARVMTITDAFHDYAAGVVDRLKAAGIRAELDSRSEKIGYKIREAQLQKIPYMLVVGEKEEQQGTVAVRRHGQGDQGARSVEALIRDLQQEIEEKV; this is translated from the coding sequence ATGAGCGTGTCCATTCAACTGCCGGACGGGTCCGTCCGACAATTTGCAGGGAAGAGAGTGACGGTTCGGGAAGTGGCTGAATCGATCAGCCGCGGGCTGGCCAAAAAAGCGATTGCCGGGCAGGTGGACGGGAAGACCGTGGATCTGTCCCGGGAAGTGTCCGACGGGGCCGAGGTGCGGATCCTGACTCTGGAGGACCCGGAAGGGTTGGAGGTATACCGCCACAGTGCGACCCACCTGATGGCCCAGGCTGTCAAGCGCCTCTTTTCCGGTGTGAAACTGGGGATCGGTCCTGTCATCGAAGATGGATTTTACTATGATATGGACCTGCCCCAGCCTCTGACCGCCGATGATCTGCCCAAAATTGAGGACGAGATGCGGAGGATCGCCAAGGAAGATCTTCCGATTGCACGGCGGGTCGTCACCAGGGAAGAAGCGCTTCGCATCTATGAGGAAGCGGGGGATGAACTGAAACTGGAGTTGATCCGGGAGCTTCCGGAGGACGAGGAGATCACCCTGTATGAACAGGGGGAGTTTTTCGACCTGTGCCGGGGTCCCCACGTTCCCTCCACGGGCAAACTGAAAAACTTCAAGCTGTTGAGCGTGGCCGGGGCCTATTGGCGGGGTGACTCGGAGAACCAGATGCTGCAGCGGGTCTACGGCACCATCTGGCCCAAGCAGGCCCAGCTGGAAGCCTATCTCAAACAGCTGGAAGAGGCGAAGGAGCGGGATCACCGCAAGTTGGGCAAGGAGTTGAAGATCTTCACCCTCTCCCAGGAGGTGGGTCAGGGACTCCCCCTCTGGCTTCCCAACGGGGCCACGATCCGCCGGATTATTGAGCGTTACATCATCGACAAGGAAGAGCGTTTGGGGTATCAGCATGTGTACACCCCTCACTTGGCCAGTGTGGAGCTGTACAAGATCTCCGGCCACTGGGATCACTATCATGAGGATATGTATCCACCGATGAAAATGGATAATGAAGAGTTGGTCCTGCGACCGATGAACTGTCCTCACCATATGATGATTTACAAAAACGATCTGAAGAGCTATCGGAATCTGCCGGTCCGGATCGCCGAGCTGGGGATGATGCATCGCCATGAAATGTCCGGGGCTCTGTCCGGGCTGCAGCGGGTCAGAGCGATGACCTTGAACGATGCCCATATCTTCTGCCGTCCGGATCAGATCAAATCTGAATTTATCCGGGTGGTACAGCTGATCGAAGAAGTTTACCGTGACTTTGGGATTAAAGATTTCTGGTACCGTTTGTCCTACCGGGATCCCGAAGATAAGAAAAAATATGTGCAAAACGATGAGATGTGGGAAACCAGCCAACGGATGCTCCGGGAAGCGATGGATGAAATGGGTGTCGACTATGTCGAAGCGGAAGGGGAAGCCGCTTTCTACGGGCCCAAACTGGATGTGCAGGTGCAGACCGCTCTCGGAAAAGATGAAACCTTGTCCACTGTTCAGATGGACTTTCACTTGCCCAATCAATTCGGTCTGGAATACATCGGGGAAGACGGACAACCCCATCGCCCGGTGGTGATTCACCGGGGAATCGTCGGCACCATGGAGCGCTTTGTCGCCTTCCTGCTGGAGTATTACAAAGGAGTGCTTCCTCTCTGGCTCACCCCGATCCAGGCCCGGGTGATGACCATCACCGACGCCTTCCACGATTATGCCGCCGGGGTGGTGGACCGCCTCAAGGCCGCCGGCATCCGGGCGGAGCTGGACTCCCGCAGCGAAAAGATCGGGTACAAGATCCGGGAGGCCCAGCTGCAGAAGATCCCCTACATGCTGGTGGTAGGTGAAAAGGAGGAGCAACAGGGAACCGTGGCCGTCCGCCGTCACGGCCAGGGAGACCAAGGAGCCCGCAGCGTGGAGGCCTTGATCCGGGATCTGCAACAAGAGATTGAAGAGAAGGTGTGA
- the infC gene encoding translation initiation factor IF-3, producing MVNEAIRAREVRLIDSDGNQLGIQPLREALRLAREADLDLVNVAPKAKPPVCRIMDYGKYRYEQSKREKEARKNQKTIQIKEIRFSPSIEEHDVNTKLRNVKKFLSNGDKVKLTIRFRGREITHQDIGRRILNRMAEEVKEIGDVERYPKMEGRHMIMILSPKKDNA from the coding sequence TTGGTGAACGAGGCCATCCGTGCCCGTGAGGTGCGTCTGATCGATTCCGATGGCAATCAACTGGGTATTCAACCGCTCCGTGAAGCTCTTCGTCTGGCCCGGGAGGCGGATCTGGACCTGGTCAATGTCGCGCCCAAGGCCAAACCGCCGGTTTGTCGGATCATGGATTATGGCAAATACCGCTATGAGCAGAGCAAGCGGGAAAAAGAGGCCCGGAAGAATCAGAAAACCATTCAGATCAAAGAGATCCGCTTCAGTCCTTCCATCGAAGAGCACGATGTCAACACCAAGCTTCGCAACGTCAAGAAGTTTTTGAGCAACGGGGACAAGGTGAAGCTCACCATCCGATTCCGGGGGCGGGAGATCACCCACCAGGATATCGGACGCAGGATTCTCAACCGCATGGCGGAGGAAGTGAAAGAGATCGGGGATGTGGAGCGCTATCCCAAGATGGAAGGCCGCCATATGATTATGATCCTGTCTCCCAAGAAGGATAATGCTTGA
- the rpmI gene encoding 50S ribosomal protein L35, whose translation MPKMKTRRAAAKRFNKTGTGKVKRNHAYMNHMLEHKPKSAKRKLRKSTTMSKSDVKRIKQLIAYK comes from the coding sequence ATGCCGAAAATGAAGACACGCCGCGCAGCGGCCAAACGCTTCAACAAAACCGGTACCGGAAAAGTGAAACGGAATCACGCTTATATGAACCACATGTTGGAGCATAAACCCAAAAGTGCGAAGCGCAAGCTGCGCAAGAGCACCACAATGAGTAAATCCGATGTGAAGCGCATCAAGCAGCTGATCGCTTACAAGTGA
- the rplT gene encoding 50S ribosomal protein L20 produces the protein MARVKGGTVTRRRRKKVLKLARGYFGSKHALFKTAKQQVMKSLSYAYRDRRQRKRDFRRLWITRINAAARMNGLSYNKLMYGLKQAGVNINRKMLADLAVNDQKAFTELANLAKGKVNA, from the coding sequence ATGGCACGTGTCAAAGGCGGGACGGTGACTCGCCGTCGCCGCAAAAAAGTCCTGAAATTGGCCCGGGGGTACTTCGGTTCGAAGCATGCCCTGTTTAAAACCGCAAAACAACAAGTGATGAAGTCGCTGAGCTATGCCTACCGTGACCGGCGTCAAAGAAAACGCGACTTCCGTCGGCTCTGGATTACCCGGATCAATGCCGCCGCCCGTATGAATGGCCTCTCCTACAACAAACTGATGTACGGCCTGAAACAGGCGGGCGTCAATATCAACCGCAAAATGTTGGCTGATCTGGCTGTCAACGATCAAAAAGCCTTCACCGAGCTGGCCAACCTGGCCAAAGGCAAAGTGAACGCCTGA
- a CDS encoding betaine/proline/choline family ABC transporter ATP-binding protein (Members of the family are the ATP-binding subunit of ABC transporters for substrates such as betaine, L-proline or other amino acids, choline, carnitine, etc. The substrate specificity is best determined from the substrate-binding subunit, rather than this subunit, as it interacts with the permease subunit and not with substrate directly.), translating into MLKFDHVTKVYSGGKKAVEDLNLEVEQGEFIVFIGPSGCGKTTTMKMINRLIEPSEGSIYIKGENILHKNQVELRRSIGYVIQQIGLFPHMTIMENIALVPKLLKWPEDRRSKRAEELLKLVNMSREYLYRYPHELSGGQQQRIGVLRALAADPPLILMDEPFGALDPITRDSLQEEFKNLQQSLGKTIIFVTHDMDEALKLADRIVIMRGGKLVQVGTPDEILRNPVNEFVEEFIGKERLIQARPNIQTVGQVMNPNPVTITVDKSLSASIQLMKERRVDTLLVVDEQNVLQGYIDVEILDRHRKKAQQVGDVLETQFYAVKKGDLLRDTIRKILKRGMKYVPVVDDENRLVGIVTRANLVDIVYDSIWGEEDAFINHDQ; encoded by the coding sequence TTGCTTAAGTTTGACCATGTGACCAAAGTGTATTCCGGCGGGAAAAAGGCGGTTGAGGACTTAAATCTGGAGGTTGAACAAGGAGAATTTATTGTTTTCATCGGTCCGAGCGGCTGTGGAAAAACAACCACCATGAAAATGATCAACCGTTTGATTGAGCCTTCAGAAGGAAGCATTTATATCAAGGGTGAAAACATTCTGCATAAAAATCAGGTGGAGCTCAGGCGTTCCATCGGTTATGTCATTCAACAGATTGGTCTTTTTCCTCACATGACGATCATGGAAAACATCGCACTGGTTCCCAAACTGTTGAAATGGCCGGAAGACCGCCGGAGTAAACGGGCTGAAGAGTTATTGAAGCTGGTCAATATGAGTCGGGAGTATTTATACCGTTATCCTCATGAACTGAGCGGCGGCCAACAACAGCGGATCGGTGTTTTACGCGCATTGGCGGCTGATCCTCCCCTGATTTTGATGGATGAACCCTTTGGCGCATTGGATCCGATTACCCGGGATTCCCTGCAGGAAGAGTTCAAAAATCTGCAGCAGTCCCTTGGCAAGACGATTATCTTTGTGACTCATGACATGGATGAAGCGCTGAAGTTGGCTGATCGAATTGTCATTATGCGGGGAGGGAAACTGGTTCAGGTCGGTACTCCCGATGAGATCTTGCGGAATCCCGTCAATGAATTTGTGGAAGAGTTTATCGGGAAAGAACGCTTGATCCAAGCGAGACCCAATATTCAAACCGTCGGACAGGTCATGAATCCGAATCCGGTGACGATCACGGTGGATAAGTCTTTGTCCGCATCCATCCAGTTAATGAAAGAGCGCAGAGTGGACACGCTCCTGGTGGTGGATGAACAAAATGTACTTCAAGGATACATCGATGTGGAAATCCTGGATCGACACCGCAAAAAAGCGCAGCAGGTTGGAGATGTGTTGGAGACCCAATTTTACGCGGTTAAAAAAGGGGATTTATTGCGGGATACCATACGAAAAATCCTGAAGAGGGGGATGAAATATGTCCCCGTTGTCGACGATGAAAACCGTCTTGTCGGGATTGTGACCAGAGCCAACCTGGTGGATATCGTCTACGATTCCATCTGGGGAGAAGAAGATGCATTCATCAACCATGATCAATAG
- a CDS encoding ABC transporter permease — protein sequence MEALKQFLAENGDELLLKTWEHLYISLIAVLLGILVAIPLGILLSRAPKAAGLVMGIVGVVQTFPSLAILAFFIPILGVGTVPAIVALFLYSVLPILRNTYTGIRGVNQGLLEAGRGMGMTGWQRIRYVEVPLAMPIIMAGIRLSTVYLIGWATLASFIGAGGLGDFIFNGLNLFRTDYIVAGAVPVTLLALVTDFFLGLLEKWVTPKGIRDSKEAVV from the coding sequence ATGGAGGCTTTAAAGCAGTTTCTTGCTGAAAACGGTGACGAATTGTTGCTTAAAACATGGGAACACCTGTATATCTCCCTCATTGCGGTTCTCCTCGGCATCCTGGTGGCGATTCCTCTGGGCATCCTGCTGTCACGGGCTCCGAAGGCGGCCGGACTGGTGATGGGCATTGTGGGTGTGGTGCAAACGTTCCCCAGCCTCGCCATATTGGCTTTTTTCATTCCTATTCTCGGAGTCGGGACGGTTCCTGCGATTGTGGCATTATTTCTTTATTCGGTTTTGCCTATTTTGCGGAACACCTATACCGGGATCCGAGGGGTGAACCAAGGATTGCTGGAGGCTGGCCGGGGAATGGGCATGACTGGCTGGCAACGGATTCGCTATGTTGAGGTTCCGCTGGCGATGCCGATCATTATGGCCGGGATCCGATTGTCAACGGTCTATCTGATCGGTTGGGCGACCTTGGCCTCTTTTATCGGGGCGGGGGGACTGGGGGATTTTATCTTTAACGGGTTGAATCTGTTCCGAACCGACTACATTGTTGCCGGAGCGGTCCCGGTCACTCTGTTGGCCCTCGTCACCGATTTTTTCCTCGGCCTGCTGGAAAAATGGGTCACGCCCAAAGGGATCAGAGATTCAAAAGAAGCCGTCGTCTAG
- a CDS encoding osmoprotectant ABC transporter substrate-binding protein: MSLVSGCSLPGLSGPSHNTVKIGTLNTTESAIVSHIVRLMIEKETHLKAEMIENLGSSTVQHQALTNGDVDITPTRYTGTDLTGALAMEPEKDPEKALKQVQKEFGKRFDQTWFDSYGFANSYAFTVTRKTAEKENLKTVSDLRRVASKLSLGVDSSWLKRKGDGYEGFVKTYGFKFSRTFPMQIGLVYQAVGSGKMDVVLAYTTDGRLKAFDLVALEDDKQFFPPYDASPVARNDVLKKHPKIRDILERLAGKIDTDTMLELNYEADVNMKEPATVAKEFLEKHDYFEHEPSGR; encoded by the coding sequence ATGTCACTCGTCAGCGGCTGTTCGTTGCCGGGATTGAGCGGACCCTCCCACAACACTGTCAAGATCGGTACATTGAACACGACGGAATCAGCCATTGTGAGCCATATTGTCCGCCTGATGATTGAAAAAGAGACCCATCTGAAGGCGGAGATGATTGAGAATCTGGGATCCTCCACGGTTCAGCATCAGGCGCTGACAAATGGAGATGTGGATATTACCCCCACACGCTATACCGGGACGGATCTGACCGGAGCATTGGCGATGGAGCCGGAAAAAGATCCGGAAAAAGCACTTAAACAGGTACAGAAGGAGTTTGGCAAACGCTTTGACCAGACTTGGTTTGATTCCTATGGCTTTGCTAACTCTTATGCCTTTACGGTCACCCGGAAAACGGCGGAAAAGGAAAATTTGAAAACCGTGTCGGATTTGCGACGGGTTGCTTCCAAGCTGAGTCTGGGTGTGGACAGCAGCTGGCTGAAACGGAAAGGGGACGGCTACGAAGGGTTTGTCAAGACCTACGGATTTAAATTCAGCCGCACCTTTCCCATGCAAATCGGACTGGTATATCAGGCGGTGGGAAGTGGAAAAATGGACGTGGTCCTCGCCTACACCACCGACGGACGCTTGAAGGCATTCGATTTGGTCGCCCTGGAGGATGACAAACAGTTTTTTCCGCCCTATGATGCTTCACCGGTGGCCCGGAATGATGTGTTGAAAAAGCATCCCAAAATCCGGGACATCCTGGAGAGATTGGCGGGAAAAATCGATACCGACACCATGCTGGAGCTGAACTATGAAGCGGATGTCAATATGAAAGAACCGGCGACGGTCGCCAAAGAGTTTCTGGAGAAACACGATTACTTCGAGCACGAGCCATCCGGGAGGTGA
- a CDS encoding ABC transporter permease, whose product METIQGVWTYYTQNAGYVWDQFYRHFLMSAYGVLFAAIVAIPVGILIARYHRLSGWVLSLANIIQTVPALAMLAILMLVMGLGANTVVVALFLYSLLPIIKNTYTGIRNVDNTLLESGEAMGMTKFQILRMVELPLSLSVIMAGLRTALVIAIGIATVGTFIGGGGLGSIIVRGTNATDGTVIILAGAIPTALMAVVADLVMGWLERWLSPVDAKAMRRIKASA is encoded by the coding sequence TTGGAAACGATACAAGGAGTGTGGACCTATTACACCCAGAACGCGGGGTACGTGTGGGACCAATTTTACCGGCATTTTCTGATGTCCGCATACGGGGTTTTATTTGCGGCCATCGTGGCCATTCCCGTGGGAATCTTGATTGCCCGTTATCATCGGTTGAGCGGCTGGGTTTTGTCCTTGGCCAATATTATTCAAACCGTTCCGGCGTTGGCGATGTTGGCCATTCTGATGCTGGTGATGGGCTTGGGAGCCAACACCGTGGTGGTTGCACTCTTTTTGTACTCGCTGTTGCCGATTATTAAAAACACCTACACAGGGATCCGCAATGTGGACAATACCCTGTTGGAGTCAGGAGAAGCGATGGGCATGACCAAGTTCCAAATCCTGCGGATGGTGGAATTGCCCCTGTCTCTCTCCGTCATCATGGCCGGTCTCCGGACCGCCCTCGTAATCGCCATCGGGATTGCCACGGTGGGAACGTTTATCGGAGGCGGGGGTCTGGGTTCAATTATCGTCCGGGGGACAAATGCGACAGACGGTACAGTCATCATCCTGGCAGGAGCCATCCCCACCGCCTTGATGGCAGTGGTGGCGGATCTCGTTATGGGTTGGCTGGAGCGTTGGCTGTCGCCGGTGGACGCAAAAGCCATGAGGAGAATCAAGGCATCCGCTTGA
- a CDS encoding Hsp20/alpha crystallin family protein, which yields MGFLERYEGHHDPVTRFRHELDRSFQRFFNEPLFPGEEFGRQRFLPALNVEEKADHYVIQAEMPGMEPDDIEIEVQGNTLVIRGERREERKEDSRYHLVESRYGTFQRSFPLPDNVDVEGITADAKNGVLFIRVPKDQSREPRRIQINRH from the coding sequence ATGGGCTTTTTGGAGCGCTATGAAGGTCATCACGATCCAGTGACCCGGTTTCGACATGAGTTGGACCGTTCATTTCAGCGTTTTTTCAATGAACCGCTGTTTCCCGGAGAAGAGTTTGGGAGGCAGAGGTTCCTGCCGGCTTTGAATGTGGAAGAGAAGGCGGATCACTATGTCATCCAAGCTGAGATGCCGGGAATGGAGCCGGATGACATAGAAATTGAGGTCCAGGGGAACACTCTGGTGATCCGGGGGGAACGGAGGGAGGAACGAAAAGAAGACAGCCGTTACCACTTGGTGGAAAGCCGTTACGGCACCTTTCAGCGATCCTTCCCTTTGCCGGACAATGTAGATGTGGAAGGAATCACCGCCGATGCGAAGAACGGGGTTCTTTTTATCCGTGTGCCGAAAGATCAGTCACGGGAGCCGCGGAGGATTCAGATTAACAGACACTGA
- a CDS encoding rhodanese-related sulfurtransferase, which translates to MSNPNRRASEEAYQVLLYYQYVPIKDPQNFAQEHLAFCRELGLKGRILVAEEGINGTLSGTVPATKTYMETMHADPRFRKMVFKVDPHDGHAFKKMHVRHKPELVTFRVEKELDPNQKSGTRLTPKQFREAMQEDDVLILDGRTGYEYDLGHFKNAIRPDVRSFREFPDWIRKNLSSYKDNKILTYCTGGIRCEKLTAFMLEEGFRDVAQLEGGIVTYGKDPEVKGDGFDGKCFVFDERLSVPVNRVEETIVGKCFHCGEPTEQYINCANDRCHRLHLCCPDCEEEHRGFCSPSCRINSPA; encoded by the coding sequence GTGTCGAATCCCAACCGAAGAGCTTCCGAAGAAGCTTATCAGGTTTTATTATATTACCAATACGTCCCTATCAAAGATCCACAAAACTTTGCCCAGGAACATCTCGCTTTCTGCCGGGAACTGGGCCTGAAGGGGCGCATCCTGGTGGCGGAAGAGGGGATCAACGGTACCCTTTCCGGAACCGTTCCTGCCACGAAAACTTATATGGAGACGATGCACGCAGATCCCCGGTTCCGCAAGATGGTTTTCAAAGTGGATCCCCACGACGGACACGCTTTTAAAAAGATGCATGTCCGCCACAAACCGGAATTGGTCACCTTCCGTGTCGAAAAGGAGCTCGACCCCAACCAAAAATCGGGAACACGCCTGACACCCAAACAATTCCGGGAAGCGATGCAGGAAGATGATGTACTGATCCTGGACGGCCGCACCGGTTATGAGTATGACCTCGGTCATTTCAAAAACGCCATCCGCCCCGATGTCCGTTCCTTCCGGGAGTTCCCCGATTGGATTCGGAAAAATCTGTCCTCATACAAAGATAATAAAATCCTCACCTACTGCACCGGAGGAATCCGTTGCGAGAAGTTGACAGCCTTCATGCTGGAAGAGGGGTTCCGTGATGTGGCCCAGCTGGAGGGCGGAATCGTCACCTACGGCAAGGATCCGGAAGTGAAAGGGGATGGCTTCGACGGTAAATGCTTCGTCTTTGATGAACGCCTGTCCGTGCCGGTCAACCGGGTGGAAGAGACTATCGTCGGCAAATGTTTCCACTGTGGCGAGCCGACAGAGCAATACATCAACTGCGCCAACGACCGCTGCCACCGGCTTCACCTGTGTTGCCCGGATTGCGAAGAGGAACACCGGGGTTTTTGTTCCCCCTCCTGCAGGATCAACTCACCTGCCTGA